Proteins co-encoded in one Erinaceus europaeus chromosome 2, mEriEur2.1, whole genome shotgun sequence genomic window:
- the RDH13 gene encoding retinol dehydrogenase 13 isoform X2, which yields MSRYLVPLSALGSALGAAVLLKDHVAGGRCPSKATIPGKTVIVTGANTGIGKQTALELARRGATVILACRDLDKCEEAARFIRGETLNTRVRARRLDLASLRSVREFAAGVIAEEQQVHVLVNNAAVMRCPHWTTEDGFEMQLGVNHLGHFLLTNLLLDKLKASAPARVINLSSLAHVAGHMDFQDLNWEKRDYDTKAAYCQSKLALVLFTRELARRLQGTGVTVNALHPGVARTELGRHTGMHSSAFSSFTLGAGPADVPPPRI from the exons GGACCATGTGGCTGGAGGGAGGTGTCCCAGCAAGGCCACCATCCCCGGGAAGACCGTCATCGTCACGGGCGCCAACACGGGCATCGGGAAGCAGACGGCCCTGGAGCTGGCACGGAGAG GTGCCACGGTCATCCTGGCCTGTCGCGACCTGGACAAGTGTGAGGAGGCCGCGCGCTTCATCCGTGGGGAGACGCTCAACACTCGCGTGCGCGCCCGCCGCCTGGACCTGGCCTCCCTGCGCTCGGTCCGCGAGTTCGCGGCCGGGGTCATCGCAG agGAGCAGCAGGTGCACGTGCTGGTTAACAATGCGGCCGTCATGCGCTGCCCCCACTGGACCACGGAGGACGGCTTCGAGATGCAGCTGGGGGTCAACCACCTGG GCCACTTTCTCCTGACCAACCTCCTGCTGGACAAGCTGAAGGCGTCGGCCCCCGCGCGCGTCATCAACCTCTCGTCCCTGGCACACGTGGCCGGACACATGgacttccaggacctgaactgggAGAAGAGGGACTATGACACCAAGGCCGCCTACTGCCAGAGCAAGCTGGCCCTCGTGCTCTTCACCCGGGAGCTGGCCCGGCGGCTGCAAG GCACCGGCGTGACCGTCAATGCTCTGCACCCTGGGGTGGCCAGGACGGAGCTGGGCAGACACACCGGCATGCACAGCTCTGCCTTCTCCAGCTTCACGCTCG GAGCTGGGCCAGCAGACGTCCCCCCCCCGAGGATCTAG
- the RDH13 gene encoding retinol dehydrogenase 13 isoform X1 has protein sequence MSRYLVPLSALGSALGAAVLLKDHVAGGRCPSKATIPGKTVIVTGANTGIGKQTALELARRGATVILACRDLDKCEEAARFIRGETLNTRVRARRLDLASLRSVREFAAGVIAEEQQVHVLVNNAAVMRCPHWTTEDGFEMQLGVNHLGHFLLTNLLLDKLKASAPARVINLSSLAHVAGHMDFQDLNWEKRDYDTKAAYCQSKLALVLFTRELARRLQGTGVTVNALHPGVARTELGRHTGMHSSAFSSFTLGPIFWLLVKSPQLAAQPCTYLAVAEELEGVSGKYFDGFKEKAPAPEAQDDEVARRLWAESARLVGLQESPGPSVSAQPPPK, from the exons GGACCATGTGGCTGGAGGGAGGTGTCCCAGCAAGGCCACCATCCCCGGGAAGACCGTCATCGTCACGGGCGCCAACACGGGCATCGGGAAGCAGACGGCCCTGGAGCTGGCACGGAGAG GTGCCACGGTCATCCTGGCCTGTCGCGACCTGGACAAGTGTGAGGAGGCCGCGCGCTTCATCCGTGGGGAGACGCTCAACACTCGCGTGCGCGCCCGCCGCCTGGACCTGGCCTCCCTGCGCTCGGTCCGCGAGTTCGCGGCCGGGGTCATCGCAG agGAGCAGCAGGTGCACGTGCTGGTTAACAATGCGGCCGTCATGCGCTGCCCCCACTGGACCACGGAGGACGGCTTCGAGATGCAGCTGGGGGTCAACCACCTGG GCCACTTTCTCCTGACCAACCTCCTGCTGGACAAGCTGAAGGCGTCGGCCCCCGCGCGCGTCATCAACCTCTCGTCCCTGGCACACGTGGCCGGACACATGgacttccaggacctgaactgggAGAAGAGGGACTATGACACCAAGGCCGCCTACTGCCAGAGCAAGCTGGCCCTCGTGCTCTTCACCCGGGAGCTGGCCCGGCGGCTGCAAG GCACCGGCGTGACCGTCAATGCTCTGCACCCTGGGGTGGCCAGGACGGAGCTGGGCAGACACACCGGCATGCACAGCTCTGCCTTCTCCAGCTTCACGCTCG gacccatcttctggCTGCTGGTCAAGAGCCCCCAGCTGGCAGCCCAGCCCTGCACGTACCTGGCTGTGGCGGAGGAGCTGGAAGGCGTCTCTGGGAAGTACTTCGATGGATTCAAAGAGAAGGCCCCGGCTCCCGAGGCTCAGGATGACGAGGTGGCCCGGAGGCTCTGGGCTGAGAGTGCCCGACTGGTGGGCTTGCAGGAGTCCCCTGGGCCCTCTGTGAGCGCACAGCCTCCCCCCAAATAA